A genomic segment from Pseudopipra pipra isolate bDixPip1 chromosome 14, bDixPip1.hap1, whole genome shotgun sequence encodes:
- the LOC135421951 gene encoding C-C motif chemokine 14-like, translated as MAAPPCLSSQLSSSEEAEQYPERKSLPTATMFPARTVLLLVMLLTLSPHSSAAPYSPSECCFHYVKGALRLANLKDCYSTSRECFFPAIVFKTKNGTKVCANPEEPWVQRAVGKLQKRKELRAP; from the exons ATGGCAGCTCCTCCTTGCCTGAGctcacagctcagctcctctgAAGAGGCAGAGCAGTACCCGGAGAGGAAGAGCCTTCCCACAGCCACCATGTTCCCTGCAAGGACAGTCCTGCTGCTCGTGATGCTCCTCACCCTCTCCCCACACTCCAGTGCAG CCCCTTATTCTCCATCTGAGTGCTGCTTCCATTATGTAAAGGGTGCTCTCCGGCTGGCAAACCTGAAGGATTGCTATTCAACTTCCAGGGAGTGTTTTTTCCCAGCAATTGT GTTTAAGACCAAGAATGGGACCAAGGTCTGCGCAAACCCAGAGGAGCCCTGGGTGCAGAGAGCAGTTGGGAAGCTCCAGAAGAGGAAAGAACTTCGTGCCCCATGA